In Colletotrichum destructivum chromosome 8, complete sequence, the following proteins share a genomic window:
- a CDS encoding Putative Cell wall mannoprotein, producing the protein MKFFAPIVLLAAGAIAAPSPSELCERELSTVNTIMTTVLNGIQSLDGSICAYSGGPGKELEDASATMLTIIRTATYNAAAMLPLTMDEAIAFQPLSDQLNAAGDKLLVDLSDKVPLFAKSGACDSTLTWVAQVGGNVNTLMTTISTKFPAGGKGGDEIKHFNGIFAEMQDKLSTCSTGGKGSGSGSGSGSGSGTKIVDGNGTQGNGTRGASPTSTIRPVVTAGAALMTISGAGLAAAVAAFIL; encoded by the exons ATGAAGTTCTTCgcccccatcgtcctcctcgccgccggcgccatcgcgGCCCCGAGCCCCAGCGAGCTTTGCGAGCGCGAGCTGAGCAccgtcaacaccatcatGACCACCGTCCTCAACGGCATCCAGAGCCTCGACGGCTCCATCTGCGCCTACTCAGGCGGTCCgggcaaggagctcgaggatgcCTCTGCCACCATGCTCACCATCATCCGCACCGCCACTtacaacgccgccgccatgctgCCCCTGACCatggacgaggccatcgcctTCCAGCCTCTGTCCGACCagctcaacgccgccggtgacAAGCTGCTCGTCGACCTCAGCGACAAGGTCCCGCTCTTCGCCAAGAGCGGTGCCTGCGACAGCACCCTCACCTGGGTTGCCCAAGTCG GCGGCAACGTCAACACCCTCATGACCACCATCTCCACCAAGTTCCCTgctggcggcaagggcggcgacgagatcaagCACTTTAACGGCATCTTCGCCGAGATGCAGGATAAGCTTTCCACCTGCTccaccggcggcaagggctcCGGCTCTGgttccggctccggctccggctccggcaccAAGATCGTCGATGGCAACGGCACCCAGGGCAACGGCACCAGGGGCGCCTCGCCCACTTCCACCATCCGCcccgtcgtcaccgccggCGCTGCCCTCATGACCATCTCCGGAGCTGGCCtggccgctgctgttgccgccTTCATCCTCTAA
- a CDS encoding Putative hem peroxidase, peroxidase, active, heme-binding peroxidase Ccp1: MRATVLVLAGLLALANAIALPEPETAASSPSFSSSSSARDLEARAPNCPDVWKRVNADLNALFLEGGKCNALARGAIRALFHDCGSWDQSQGLSGGCDGSLIAGVAPDVELDRIENRGLQNIAGALSDLAGKHNTTKADMIIFAGNAAVFLCPGGPKVRTYIGRKDNTNSAKRGGLPSPFDTPENLLALFKAKGLDAEALAALLGAHSTSTQSFVNATQAGASQDSTPGELDVSYYKQTHDFATKGTAPAGVFVFPSDAGIATSEASSVGRWFQGFIGDQDKWSKSFKKSMERMALFGNDKGTMADCTDAIAKL; encoded by the exons ATGCGCGCAACTGTCCTTGTTCTCGCCGGTCTTTTGGCACTGGCCAACGCCATCGCGCTGCCCGAACCCGAGACTGCCgcctcctctccttctttttcttcttcctcctcggccagggaCCTCGAGGCGCGCGCGCCGAACTGCCCTGATGTCTGGAAGCGGGTCAACGCCGATCTCAACGCCCTGTTCCTCGAGGGCGGGAAGTGCAACGCCCTCGCGAGGGGCGCCATCCGCGCCCTCTTCCACGACTGCGGCTCGTGGGACCAGTCCCAGGGGCTCAGCGGCGGCTGCGACGGATCCCTgatcgccggcgtcgcgccggacgtcgagctcgaccgGATCGAGAACAGGGGCCTGCAGAACATCGCGGGCGCGTTGAGCGACCTGGCCGGGAAGCATAACACGACCAAGGCGGACATGATCATCTTCGCCGGGA ACGCTGCTGTGTTCTTGTGTCCCGGAGGGCCCAAGGTCAGGACCTATATCGGCCGGAAGGATAACACGAACTCAGCCAAGAGGGGCGGTTTGCCGAGCCCCTTTGACACCCCCGAGAACCTGTTGGCGCTTttcaaggccaagggccttgatgccgaggccctcgcggCGCTGCTCGGCGCCCATAGCACCTCCACCCAGAGCTTCGTCAACGCGACACAGGCGGGGGCGTCGCAGGACTCGAC ACCCGGAGAGCTTGATGTCAGCTACTACAAGCAAACGCACGACTTCGCCACCAAGGGCaccgcgccggcgggcgtcttcgtcttccccTCGGACGCCGGCATCGCGACCTCGGAGGCGAGCAGCGTCGGCAGGTGGTTCCAGGGCTTCATCGGGGACCAGGACAAATGGAGCAAGAGCTTCAAGAAGTC GATGGAGAGAATGGCCCTCTTTGGCAACGACAAGGGGACCATGGCTGACTGCACCGACGCGATAGCCAAGCTTTGA
- a CDS encoding Putative RTA-like protein, with translation MARPCNPDYVNADWSFYRFEPSTAAAIFFCIVYIITTGIHAVQMVRTKTWYMTAFVIGGVCEFVGYASRAKNTMEDPGCWTLLPYIIQNVLLLVAPALMAASIYMILGRIIELTDGESHALIKRRWLTKVFVTGDVLSLLLQSSGGGMMAAAGEGNNMMEIGENVIIVGLFVQLTVFGFFIVTAALFHRRMKLVPTAKSHQPDIRWRYYLLTLYVTSVLIWVRSVFRVIEYLEGNKGHLMTNEAYVYVFDATLMFLVMVWMNWFHPSEIGLLLRGERPIKNGLELVMIGRKFGKVQNESSSMSA, from the exons ATGGCGCGACCGTGTAACCCCGACTATGTCAACGCCGACTGGTCTTTCTACCGATTcgagccgtcgacggcagcggcgatTTTCTTCTGCATCGTCTACATAATCACTACCGGGATTCACGCCGTCCAGATGGTCAGGACCAAGACGTGGTATATGACGGCGTTTGTCATTGGTGGCGTGT GCGAGTTCGTCGGATATGCCAGCCGGGCGAAGAACACCATGGAAGACCCCGGATGCTGGACCCTCCTCCCGTACATCATTCAGAATGTCCTGCTGCTCGTCGCCCCGGCGCTGATGGCGGCCTCCATCTACATGATCCTCGGCCGCATCATCGAGCTGACGGATGGAGAGAGCCACGCTCTGATCAAGAGACGCTGGCTGACGAAGGTCTTTGTTACCGGCGACGTCTTGTCTCTGTTGTTGCAATCGAGCG GTGGTGGCATGATGGCAGCCGCCGGCGAAGGCAACAACATGATGGAGATTGGCGAGAACGTTATCATTGTCGGCCTCTTCGTTCAGCTCACCGTTTTCGGATTCTTCATTGTGACGGCGGCACTCTTCCACCGGCGCATGAAGCTGGTGCCGACGGCCAAGTCCCACCAGCCGGATATCCGATGGCGCTACTACCTCCTGACGCTCTACGTTACCAGCGTCCTGATCTGGGTCCGGAGCGTCTTCCGCGTCATCGAGTACCTCGAGGGCAACAAGGGCCACCTCATGACCAACGAAGCGTACGTGTACGTCTTTGACGCGACGCTCATGTTCCTCGTCATGGTGTGGATGAACTGGTTCCACCCGAGCGAGatcggcctgctgctgcgcggCGAGCGGCCCATCAAgaacggcctcgagctcgtcatGATTGGGAGGAAGTTTGGAAAGGTGCAGAAcgagagcagcagcatgaGTGCGTAG
- a CDS encoding Putative zn(2)Cys(6) fungal-type DNA-binding domain, fungal transcription factor — protein sequence MRGYAWFDSAHPLLSRSAFVPFFMRPYPRVRTPCSLPHPLSRSNPIRSKQTQLDALVKLSTEICVNGDFQTETLDEQLPPHPAAHPMATRRSHTKSRTGCRDCKRRKVKVSNRVPPAVLRLRAPNTRVGASGVRVRWSDGTRLYPYFSSPGPCDEAYPSCFNCTRHGIPCSLSSSSGDVSSSATPQRSSHTPSASGQSPEAPNHFLDVVFHRSRAVPQAPTIELWGHGLELMHHYSLHTANTMSSRPEMQHIWRVDIPEIGYECPFVMHGILAIAALHKAYLLPPERDRYLDLATSHQTAGLEGFRAVLHTLDDSNWEPVFCFASITLLHVSFHPVRKSTDHDAELLPDITALFVFVRGIRAILEPYHGGLKRTRLGPMAHGIWDIDPGDPQYQNPSLRHSPLPRDTFDALRRLSAFFEGTLPDGMRSGYATAVRELEKSVRLMAHAGTNLEVGMAVFWPYVISDAVMADIHSMNPYAMVLLSHFAILLRAMEPTYWYLRGWSARLMAAVDQQLAGCPALLEAVRWPKEQISELYGPY from the exons ATGCGAGGCTATGCTTGGTTTGACTCGGCCCATCCCCTTCTTTCGCGCTCAGCTTTCGTCCCCTTTTTTATGAGACCTTACCCGCGTGTTCGTACTCCGTGCTCTCTCCCtcatcctctctctcgctcgaACCCGATTCGCTCCAAACAGACTCAATTAGACGCCCTTGTCAAATTATCCACCGAGATCTGTGTTAACGGAGATTTTCAAACCGAAACCTTGGACGAACAACTCCCTCCACATCCCGCGGCTCATCCAATGGCAACTCGTCGCTCCCATACTAAGTCTCGCACCGGCTGCCGAGACTGCAAGCGGAGGAAAGTCAAAGTGAGTAACCGAGTGCCACCCGCCGTACTTCGCTTGCGCGCGCCGAACACGCGGGTGGGGGCATCGGGGGTCCGCGTTCGCTGGTCTGACGGCACTCGACTATACCCCTACTTCTCTTCCCCCGGCCCG TGCGATGAAGCCTATCCCTCCTGCTTCAACTGCACCAGGCACGGTATCCCGTGCAGTctgtcgtcctcctcgggcgaCGTGTCATCCAGCGCTACTCCCCAACGCTCGTCTCacacgccgtcggccagcggTCAGAGCCCGGAAGCGCCAAATCATTTTCTCGATGTGGTTTTCCATCGCAGCCGAGCCGTCCCGCAAGCGCCGACCATCGAGCTCTGGGGCCACGGTCTGGAGCTGATGCACCACTACTCCCTACacaccgccaacaccatGTCGTCTAGGCCCGAGATGCAGCACATCTGGCGCGTCGACATTCCCGAAATCGGGTACGAGTGCCCCTTTGTGATGCAcggcatcctcgccatcgccgcatTGCACAAGGCgtacctcctcccccccgaGCGAGACAGGTATCTCGACCTGGCGACATCCCATCAGACCGCAGGCCTCGAGGGGTTTCGCGCCGTGCTGCACACACTGGACGACAGCAACTGGGAGCCCGTCTTCTGCTTCGCCTCCATCACTTTGCTCCACGTTTCCTTCCACCCCGTGCGCAAGAGCACTGATcacgacgccgagctcttGCCGGACATCACGGctctcttcgtcttcgtgCGGGGCATAAGGGCCATCCTCGAGCCCTACCATGGCGGACTTAAACGAACGAGACTCGGCCCCATGGCCCACGGTATCTGGGACATTGATCCGGGCGATCCCCAGTACCA AAACCCATCTCTCCGCCACTCCCCGCTGCCGAGAGACACCTTTGACGCCCTGCGCCGCCtctccgccttcttcgaggGGACGCTCCCCGACGGCATGCGCAGCGGGTACGCCACCGCCGTTCGGGAGCTCGAGAAATCCGTCCGCCTGATGGCGCACGCCGGTACCAACCTCGAGGTCGGAATGGCCGTCTTTTGGCCGTACGTGATATCAGACGCCGTCATGGCCGACATCCATTCCATGAACCCCTACGCCATGGTTCTCCTGTCGCACTTTGCCATCCTGCTGCGCGCGATGGAGCCGACGTACTGGTACCTCCGCGGCTGGTCGGCGAGGCTGATGGCCGCTGTCGACCAGCAGCTGGCAGGGTGCCCGGCGCTTTTAGAGGCGGTGAGGTGGCCCAAAGAACAGATATCCGAGCTGTATGGGCCATACTGA
- a CDS encoding Putative protein kinase produces MPMTLWEARNTRRLTKREIKWIMRGILLGIGAVHAKRMVFSDLKMENVGVGGFDAANPNPNVHEIIVRLMDLGSSTGFFLVGL; encoded by the exons ATGCCCATGACTTTATGGGAGGCCCGCAACACGCGTCGGTTGACCAAGCGGGAGATCAAGTGGATTATGAGGGGAATCCTCCTGGGTATCGGCGCGGTCCATGCCAAACGCATGGTCTTTAGTG ACTTAAAAATGGAGAATGTGGGCGTTGGGGGGTTCGATGCCGCGAACCCCAATCCCAACGTTCACGAAATCATCGTCCGGCTCATGGACTTGGGCTCTAGCACGGGGTTTTTTCTTGTTGGCCTGTAG